The following proteins are encoded in a genomic region of Phycisphaera sp.:
- a CDS encoding ribose-phosphate pyrophosphokinase gives MKIDPNQLKIFSGRHSKELAERVCDHLDLPLGKARTMAFPDDELLVKLDEDVRGRDCYVILSTCHPVNDNLMELFIFIDCLRRASAKRITLVVPYFGYGRQDRKDEGRVPITAKLVANLITAAGADRVLAIDLHAAQIQGFFDLPTDHISATPVFLDYFRERRERLGDLCLVSPDVGNVKMAEAMQNLLSADLAIINKKRVSGSEVVTDSLIGNVKGKTVLMFDDMISTAGTVCEAARFVMEEGATEVLVAATHPVLVGPAIDRLIESPISQVIVTNTIPLSDRAKRLDGKLVELCLGELLGDAIHNIHHDQSVSALLRDAAGAKR, from the coding sequence ATGAAGATCGATCCGAACCAGCTCAAGATCTTCAGCGGCCGGCATAGCAAGGAACTGGCCGAGCGTGTGTGCGACCACCTCGACCTGCCGCTTGGCAAGGCGCGCACGATGGCCTTCCCCGACGACGAGCTTCTGGTCAAGCTCGACGAGGACGTGCGGGGCCGCGATTGCTACGTCATCTTGTCGACGTGCCACCCGGTGAACGACAACCTGATGGAGCTGTTCATCTTCATTGACTGCCTGCGTCGGGCTTCGGCCAAGCGCATCACGCTCGTGGTTCCCTACTTCGGCTACGGCCGCCAGGATCGCAAGGACGAGGGCCGCGTGCCCATCACAGCTAAGCTGGTGGCCAACCTCATCACTGCTGCCGGAGCCGACCGCGTGCTGGCGATCGACCTGCACGCCGCCCAGATCCAGGGCTTTTTTGACCTGCCGACCGACCACATCTCGGCGACGCCGGTGTTCCTCGATTACTTCCGCGAGCGGCGCGAACGTCTGGGCGACCTGTGCCTGGTGAGCCCCGACGTGGGCAACGTGAAGATGGCCGAGGCCATGCAGAACCTGCTGAGTGCCGACCTGGCGATCATCAACAAGAAGCGCGTCAGCGGCAGCGAGGTTGTCACCGACTCGCTCATCGGCAACGTCAAGGGCAAGACCGTGCTCATGTTCGACGACATGATCTCGACCGCCGGCACCGTGTGCGAGGCGGCCCGCTTCGTGATGGAAGAGGGCGCGACCGAGGTGCTGGTGGCCGCGACGCACCCGGTACTCGTGGGCCCGGCCATCGACCGGCTCATCGAGAGCCCCATCAGCCAGGTCATCGTTACGAACACGATTCCGTTGAGCGATCGCGCCAAGCGGCTGGACGGCAAGCTCGTCGAGCTGTGCCTGGGCGAGTTGCTGGGCGACGCCATCCACAACATCCACCACGATCAATCGGTCAGCGCGCTGTTGCGCGATGCCGCCGGCGCCAAGCGATAA
- a CDS encoding NTP transferase domain-containing protein: MNDTLPQSDPRPCAIILAAGKGTRMGSDLPKVVHPVGGRPMVSIVAEACHAVGCTPIVAVVGHGREHVERALVDASGDIRYALQAEQLGTGHAVLAAESELNDASPDSDVLVLCGDGPLIRDDTIRTLLDTHRKANAAATLATAAVDDPTGYGRVVRDAKGRFARIVEQKNATADELAIREINPSYYCFKLGPLMDALRNVERNPKTGEYYLTDVPALLLAGGARVEVVEAVPAEDVLSINTPEQLAVVDRIYRQRQNAAQGARA; this comes from the coding sequence GTGAACGACACCCTTCCTCAGTCGGACCCCCGCCCCTGCGCGATCATCCTCGCCGCCGGGAAGGGCACGCGCATGGGCAGCGACCTGCCCAAGGTGGTCCACCCCGTGGGCGGCCGGCCGATGGTGTCGATCGTGGCCGAGGCGTGCCATGCGGTCGGGTGCACGCCGATTGTCGCGGTCGTGGGCCATGGGCGAGAGCACGTCGAGCGAGCCCTTGTCGATGCTTCTGGTGACATCCGATACGCGCTGCAGGCCGAGCAACTCGGCACCGGCCACGCCGTGCTGGCCGCCGAGTCGGAATTGAACGACGCCTCGCCGGATTCCGATGTCCTGGTGCTTTGTGGCGACGGCCCTTTGATCCGCGATGACACGATCCGCACGCTTCTCGACACGCACCGTAAGGCCAATGCCGCCGCCACGCTGGCCACCGCGGCCGTCGACGACCCCACCGGCTACGGCCGCGTCGTGCGAGACGCCAAGGGCCGATTCGCCCGCATCGTCGAGCAGAAGAACGCGACCGCCGACGAGCTAGCCATCCGCGAGATCAACCCCAGTTACTACTGCTTCAAGCTTGGCCCGCTGATGGACGCCCTGCGGAACGTCGAGCGCAATCCTAAGACCGGCGAGTACTACCTGACCGATGTGCCGGCGCTGCTGCTGGCGGGCGGAGCCCGGGTGGAAGTGGTCGAGGCCGTGCCCGCCGAAGACGTGCTGAGCATCAACACGCCCGAGCAATTGGCCGTCGTGGACCGGATCTATCGCCAGCGGCAGAACGCCGCGCAAGGGGCCCGAGCATGA